CGCGGGGGAGCGGGTCGAGCCCAGCGAGCTCATGGTCGTGGGTGACGCCGACCAGTCGATCTATGCCTTCCGCGGTGCCGACATCCGCAACATCCTCGACTTCGAGCAGGACTTCCCCAACGCCACCACCATCCTGCTGGAGCAGAACTACCGCTCCACCCAGACGATCCTGTCCGCGGCCAACGCGGTGATCGGCAACAACCGCAGCCGCAAGCCCAAGCGGCTGTGGACCGATGCCGGGGAGGGTGCCCGCATCGTCGGCTACGTCTCCGACGACGAGCACGACGAGGCCCGCTTCGTCAGCCAGGAGATCGACACGCTCGTCGACGACGCCGGGGTCCGTCCGGCCGACGTGGCCGTCTTCTACCGCACCAACGCCCAGTCGCGCGTCTTCGAGGAGGTGTTCATCCGCACCGGCCAGCCCTACAAGGTCGTCGGCGGGGTCCGCTTCTACGAGCGCAAGGAGGTCCGCGACGCGCTCGCCTACCTTCGGGTGCTGGTCAACACCGCCGACGAGATCTCCCTGCGACGGGTGCTCAACACCCCCAAGCGCGGCATCGGCGACCGGGCGGAGGCTTGCATCGCCGCGCTCGCCGAGCGCGACCGCACGACCTTCTGGGAGGCGCTCACCCGTGCCGCCGAGGCGCCGGGCCTGGCCACCCGGAGCCTGAAGAACATCGAGGCCTTCGTCGCGATCATCCAGGAGCTCCAGTCGATGGTCGAGGCCGACGAGCGCCCCGACGTGATCCTGGAGTCGGTCCTCGAGCGCTCCGGCTACCTCGCCGAGCTCGAGGCCAGCGACGACCCGCAGGACGACACCCGCGTGGAGAACCTCGCCGAGCTCGTCGCCGTGGCGCGCGAGTTCGCCGAGGACCCCCAGCCCGGCCCCAGCGCGGACCCCGCCGAGGTGGAGGCCGGGACGGTCGCGGTGGGGCTCGGCGACTTCCTCGAGCGCGTCGCCCTGGTCGCCGACGCCGACCAGATCCCCGACTCACCGGACGGCGACGACTCCGGCGTCGTCACGCTGATGACGCTCCACACCGCCAAGGGCCTGGAGTTCCCGGTCGTGTTCCTCACCGGGCTGGAGGACGGCGTCTTCCCCCACCAGCGCTCGCTGGGCGACCAGCCGGAGCTGGAGGAGGAGCGCCGTCTGGCCTATGTCGGCCTCACCCGCGCCCAGCAGCGCCTCTACGTCTCCCGAGCCCTCGTCCGCTCCGCCTGGGGCGCCCCGAGCCACAACCCCGCCAGCCGGTTCCTCGACGAGCTGCCCATCGACCTCGTCGACTGGCGGCGCACGGCTGCGGAGCAGACCCGCTGGGGCCGTGCCGACCACGCCGGCGGCTCCACCCGCCTCGGCGCACCCACCGAGGCCGGACGCCGCAACTTCTCCTCCGCCGCACTGCGTGCCGACGCCGCCGCCAAGGCCAAGCCGGCGCGCGAGATCCCCAGCCTGGCGCCGGGGGACAGGGTCCTGCACGACTCGTTCGGCATGGGCACCGTCGTGGCCGTCGACGGGGTGGCGGAGAAGTCGGTCGCCTCGATCGACTTCGGCTCCGACGGCGTCAAGCGCCTGCTGCTGCGCTACGCGCCGGTCGAGAAGCTGTAGCAGCCGCGGGTCGCGTGGCTCAGGTTGTCGGGCACATGGGTCGAAGATTTCGACGCGCCCGTCGCGGCTTCGTTCCTCAGCCGCGGGGCTTGCTCAATCTCCCCTGACTTCCGACTCGCTCCGCGAGTCGGTCAGGGGACAATCCCGTGCTCGACGAAGGCCTGGAACGGGTCGACCGGACCGCCGCCGCCCGGCCGCACCTCGAGGTGGAGGTGGGAGCCGGTGACGTTGCCGGTCGCGCCTACGGTGCCGATGGTCTCGCCGCCGTTGACGCGGTCGCCGACCGAGACGTAGATCGAGGTCTGGTGGCAGTACCAGATCTCGGTGCCGTCATCGAGGGTGACCACGGTCTTGTTGCCATAGGCGCCGTCGTAGCCGGTCTCGGTGACGGTGCCGTTGGCCACCGACAGGATCGGGTCACCGGAGTTGGCGTTGAAGTCCAGGCCCGTGTGGTAGCTGGCCCAGAGGCCGTACTGGCCGAAGGTCGCGGTGATGCCGTAGCTGTTGAGGGGGAGAACCCACTTGTTCTCCTCGATCTTCGCCGCCTGCGCCTCGGCCGCCTTGCGCATCTCGTCGAGCTTGGC
This sequence is a window from Nocardioides sp. S5. Protein-coding genes within it:
- the pcrA gene encoding DNA helicase PcrA — translated: MSPTDAALVDHPLLEGLNDPQRAAVTHAGAPLLVVAGAGSGKTRVLTRRIAWLINERKAHPGSILAITFTNKAAAEMKERVQELVGNRARIMWVSTFHSSCVRILRKEIDRVGFKSSFSIYDAADSKRLMTLVLRDLELDPKRYQPNAVLNWVSDQKNELRDPEDVTKEARNSFEEAYAKAYTHYQRRLRDANALDFDDLIMTTVHLLQAFPDVRENYRRRFRHVLVDEYQDTNHAQYSLIQQLCGQSFEEEDAAGERVEPSELMVVGDADQSIYAFRGADIRNILDFEQDFPNATTILLEQNYRSTQTILSAANAVIGNNRSRKPKRLWTDAGEGARIVGYVSDDEHDEARFVSQEIDTLVDDAGVRPADVAVFYRTNAQSRVFEEVFIRTGQPYKVVGGVRFYERKEVRDALAYLRVLVNTADEISLRRVLNTPKRGIGDRAEACIAALAERDRTTFWEALTRAAEAPGLATRSLKNIEAFVAIIQELQSMVEADERPDVILESVLERSGYLAELEASDDPQDDTRVENLAELVAVAREFAEDPQPGPSADPAEVEAGTVAVGLGDFLERVALVADADQIPDSPDGDDSGVVTLMTLHTAKGLEFPVVFLTGLEDGVFPHQRSLGDQPELEEERRLAYVGLTRAQQRLYVSRALVRSAWGAPSHNPASRFLDELPIDLVDWRRTAAEQTRWGRADHAGGSTRLGAPTEAGRRNFSSAALRADAAAKAKPAREIPSLAPGDRVLHDSFGMGTVVAVDGVAEKSVASIDFGSDGVKRLLLRYAPVEKL
- a CDS encoding M23 family metallopeptidase yields the protein MAGVAVLAISAGGAVTASTAGTSALASAGSQIEASGSIGSVTGQTMSRRGVIVSRDGTRQAGEESDPELIALAEKQMAERAAKLDEMRKAAEAQAAKIEENKWVLPLNSYGITATFGQYGLWASYHTGLDFNANSGDPILSVANGTVTETGYDGAYGNKTVVTLDDGTEIWYCHQTSIYVSVGDRVNGGETIGTVGATGNVTGSHLHLEVRPGGGGPVDPFQAFVEHGIVP